Genomic DNA from Rhodoferax mekongensis:
CGAAGCCCATTCCGATCCGATGCAAGCATTCAAGGACACCGACTACGCTTTGTTGGTCGGCTCCCGCCCACGTGGCCCCGGCATGGAGCGTGCTGAACTGCTGGCCATCAACGGCGCCATCTTCACCACCCAAGGCAAGGCTCTGAACGCAGTGGCTTCCCGCAACGTCAAGGTGCTGGTGGTCGGCAACCCCGCCAACACCAATGCATACATCGCCATGAAGGCCGCGCCTGATCTGCCGGCCAAGAACTTCACCGCCATGCTGCGCTTGGACCACAACCGTGCCGCCAGCCAGTTGGCTGCCAAGACCGGCAAGGCCGTGGCAGACATCGAGAAGTTGGCCGTGTGGGGCAACCACTCTCCCACCATGTACGCCGACTACCGTTTCGCCACCATCGCTGGCCAGTCTGTAAAAGACATGATCAACGACGAAACCTGGAACCGCGAAACCTTCTTGCCCACCGTGGGCAAGCGTGGCGCAGCCATCATTGCTGCACGTGGTTTGTCTTCCGCTGCATCTGCCGCCAACGCGGCTATCGACCACATGCGTGACTGGGCTTTGGGCACCAACGGCAAATGGGTCACCATGGGCATTCCTTCCAACGGCGAATATGGCATTCCCAAGGAAGTCATGTTTGGTTTCCCTGTGACCTGCGCGAACGGCGAATACAAGATCGTCGAAGGCCTGGAAATTGACGCGTTCTCCCAAGAGTGCATCAACAAGACCTTGGCTGAACTGCAAGGCGAACAAGACGGCGTGAAACACCTGCTGTAATCCTTGGCCCACGCACCGGCACCCACCGTGAAGCATCCTCGCGACATCCTTTTAGGTGCGCAGGGTGCTGCGGGTGTACTGCCGGTGTGTGACCATTACAGCGGTGTAGAAGCCCGCATGGTCAAGAGCCTGCAAATGCAGGCGGACATGACCCAGGAGTTCGGCGCTTGCGTATTTGACGTGACCCTGGACTGCGAAGACGGTGCGCCCGTCGGTGGAGAGCTCGATCATGCCAATATGGTTGCGGCGCTCGCCAAGTCTGCGCAAGAAGCTCCTGATTTGATAGCAAATGGCTTGCGCCGCCGTGTGGGTGTGCGCTTGCATGCGGTAGACCACCCTGCGTTTCTGCAGGATGTGGCGTGTGTGGTCGGCGCTGCTGCCCATGCCCTGAGTTACATCATGCTGCCCAAGGTGGAGTCTGCCGCCGATGTGGAGCTGGCAGTCCGCGCCATCGATGCGTTGGGACCTGTGGCTGCTGCAATTCCATTGCATGTGTTAATCGAGTCCCCGGCAGCGGTGCATCGCGCTTTTGAGATTGCGGCCCATGCGCGCGTGCAGTCCATCAGTTTCGGTTTGATGGACTTCGTGTCCAGCCACGGTGGCGCCATTCCCGCGACAGCGATGGGGGTTCGGGCCTCGACCGATGGCGATACCTTGGACCAGTTCCACCATCCCTTGGTCGTGCGTGCCAAGACAGATATTTCTAGCGCCTGCCATGCGTTTGGCAAAGTGCCATCGCATTGCGTGGTGACTGAGTTCAAAGACGCACAAGCCTTGAGCCGGGCAGCCCGATATGCTTCCCAAGCCTTGGGTTACACCCGCATGTGGAGTATTCATCCGGACCAGATCCGGCCTATCGTTCAAGCGTTTGCCCCGGATGCAAGAGCTGTGGAGCAGGCAGCAGACATCGTGACCCGCGCCGCAGCGGCCGATTGGGGCCCTGTGTCAGCAGGTGGTGTTTTGCACGACCGGGCCAGTTACCGGTTTTTCTGGCAGGTGCTGGAGCGTGCGCACGCGACTGGTGTGGCCGTGCCTTCGGAGGTGGCTGCCTATTTCGAATCGCCCCTCGCGAAGGAGGGCGCAAGATGAAGTTTGTTGGCCTGGTGACAGCCATGCTGTGCATCGTGCTCTGGACCGGCTCCGCAGCCGCCAGCAACGTTGCGCTGCAAGCTGCCATCTCCAAGAAGAGCACTCGCGTGCAGGCACCTGCCAAGGCCGTCGACAAGCCGGTTGCCTTGAGCGAAGAACAATTGGCAGTCGCCCCCAGGGTCGCGACCGGTGTGTTGCCCTGTGAGTTGGCCCAAAAAGTGTCTGTGCAGGCGCACCCCGAGCATGCGGGGCATTTCGCCGTGGAATCCGGCAAGCAGCGTTTTGTGATGGTGCCCGTTGCAACTTCGACCGGAGCGATCCGGCTGGAAGATGCGGCCCGTGGCGCTGTCTGGTTGCAGTTGGCCAACAAGTCCATGTTGATGGATCAGCGGCAGGGACGCCGTTTGGCGGACGCCTGTATGAGCGCTGAGCAGCAGGCCGTGGCACTGGCGATGGAGAAGAACCCGGCACCCCACTTGCTGGAGCCCCTGCCCGTGCCACAAGATGGTACTGCTATGAAATAAGTAGCTGCTCGCGCACATTTCGTGGGCGCTAGAGACCGTTTTTATTGTTTTTGAAGGAGAGTGAAGATGTTGCAAGCTTACCGAGACCATGTAGCTGAACGCGCTGCGTTGGGCATTCCCCCCCTGCCTTTGTCTGCCAAGCAGACCGGCGAACTGATTGAGTTGCTGAAGGCGCCACCCGCCGGCGAAGAAGCCACCCTCGTGGACCTGATCACCCACCGCGTGCCCGCAGGTGTGGACGATGCTGCCAAGGTCAAAGCCAGCTACCTAGCTGCTGTGGCCCACGGCACTGAAAAGTGCGCTCTGATCTCCCGCGCCCGTGCCACCGAACTGCTGGGCACCATGCTGGGTGGCTACAACATCAGCCCGCTGGTGGATCTGCTGGACGATGCTGCCGTGGCTGCGGAAGCCGCCGAAGGCCTGAAGAAAACCCTGTTGATGTTTGACCAGTTCCATGACGTGAAGGAAAAGGCCGACAAGGGCAATACCTTCGCCAAGGCCGTGCTGCAAAGCTGGGCCGATGCTGAATGGTTCACCAGCCGCCCTGAAGTGCCCCAAAGCATCACCGTCACCATCTTCAAAGTGACCGGCGAAACCAACACCGACGATTTGTCCCCCGCGCCTGACGCCTGGAGCCGCCCAGACATTCCGTTGCACGCTTTGGCCATGTTGAAAAACAAGCGCGATGGCATCACCCCTGAGGAGGACGGCAAGCGCGGCCCGGTCAAGTTCATCGAAGACCTGCGCGCCCGTGGCAACCTCGTGGCCTACGTGGGTGACGTAGTGGGCACCGGCTCCAGCCGCAAGTCCGCCACCAACTCCGTGCTGTGGTTCACCGGTGAAGACATTCCTTACGTTCCCAACAAGCGTTTCGGCGGCGTGTGCCTGGGCACCAAGATCGCTCCGATCTTCTACAACACCATGGAAGATGCGGGCGCGCTGCCGATCGAGCTGGACGTGAACCAGATGAACATGGGTGACGTGGTGGAACTGCGTCCCTACGACGGCAAGGCCTTCAAAGACGGCAAGGAAATCGCATCCTTCCAAGTCAAGAGCGATGTGCTGTTTGACGAAGTGCGTGCCGGTGGCCGTATCCCCCTGATCATCGGCCGTGGC
This window encodes:
- a CDS encoding HpcH/HpaI aldolase/citrate lyase family protein; this encodes MKHPRDILLGAQGAAGVLPVCDHYSGVEARMVKSLQMQADMTQEFGACVFDVTLDCEDGAPVGGELDHANMVAALAKSAQEAPDLIANGLRRRVGVRLHAVDHPAFLQDVACVVGAAAHALSYIMLPKVESAADVELAVRAIDALGPVAAAIPLHVLIESPAAVHRAFEIAAHARVQSISFGLMDFVSSHGGAIPATAMGVRASTDGDTLDQFHHPLVVRAKTDISSACHAFGKVPSHCVVTEFKDAQALSRAARYASQALGYTRMWSIHPDQIRPIVQAFAPDARAVEQAADIVTRAAAADWGPVSAGGVLHDRASYRFFWQVLERAHATGVAVPSEVAAYFESPLAKEGAR
- a CDS encoding malate dehydrogenase; translated protein: MSKKPVRVAVTGAAGQIGYALLFRIASGEMLGKDQPVILQLLEIPDEKAQNALKGVIMELEDCAFPLLAGIEAHSDPMQAFKDTDYALLVGSRPRGPGMERAELLAINGAIFTTQGKALNAVASRNVKVLVVGNPANTNAYIAMKAAPDLPAKNFTAMLRLDHNRAASQLAAKTGKAVADIEKLAVWGNHSPTMYADYRFATIAGQSVKDMINDETWNRETFLPTVGKRGAAIIAARGLSSAASAANAAIDHMRDWALGTNGKWVTMGIPSNGEYGIPKEVMFGFPVTCANGEYKIVEGLEIDAFSQECINKTLAELQGEQDGVKHLL